The Daucus carota subsp. sativus chromosome 9, DH1 v3.0, whole genome shotgun sequence genome window below encodes:
- the LOC108200920 gene encoding DNA damage-repair/toleration protein DRT100 → MALKLCLTLFLLTITLTAQACPPSDQAALQAIKAALHDPSLGIFDTWTGDDCNAYYGVSCDPVTDRVAEITLRGESEDIMLQKTGGSGFMSGAISPAICNLDQLNTLAVADWKGVSGEIPACLTSLSGLQFVDLAGNNISGEVPADIGKLNKLTFLSLSNNAISGKIPASIVNLWSLKHLDLSNNRIFGELPGDIGKLKRLNRLLLNQNQLTGSIPSSITNIRSLVDLDLSMNQISGWVPFQLGTMPVLSSLSLNNNLLSGEIPATLLSSFGLNVVNLSRNYFDGFLPDVFHPKTYFLSFDISFNNLKGSIPQTIKSAMFFGQVDLSNNHLCGLIPEGLPFEKLEAASFENNDCLCGSPLHDCKG, encoded by the coding sequence ATGGCTCTTAAATTATGTCTCACACTCTTTCTTCTAACCATCACACTCACAGCTCAAGCCTGTCCACCCTCTGACCAGGCAGCATTACAAGCCATCAAAGCCGCTCTCCACGACCCATCTCTAGGCATCTTCGATACGTGGACCGGCGACGACTGTAACGCCTATTATGGCGTTAGCTGCGACCCGGTCACTGACCGGGTCGCTGAGATCACGCTTCGGGGCGAATCCGAAGACATTATGTTGCAAAAGACCGGCGGATCCGGGTTCATGTCAGGTGCGATTTCGCCTGCTATATGCAATCTTGATCAGCTCAATACGCTGGCTGTTGCGGATTGGAAGGGCGTTTCCGGGGAGATTCCGGCCTGCCTGACGTCACTTTCCGGCCTTCAGTTCGTTGATTTGGCCGGGAATAATATATCCGGGGAGGTCCCCGCGGATATCGGGAAGTTGAACAAGCTCACATTTTTGAGCTTGTCGAATAATGCGATATCCGGAAAAATTCCAGCGTCTATCGTTAATTTATGGAGTTTAAAACATCTCGATTTGAGTAATAATCGAATTTTTGGGGAGCTTCCGGGTGATATCGGAAAGCTCAAAAGATTAAATCGATTGTTACTGAATCAGAATCAACTGACCGGGTCGATTCCAAGTTCGATCACAAATATTCGGAGTCTAGTCGACTTGGATTTGTCTATGAACCAAATTTCCGGTTGGGTCCCGTTTCAACTAGGTACCATGCCGGTTCTTTCTTCTCTCAGTTTGAATAATAATTTGTTGTCGGGTGAAATACCGGCTACTTTACTGAGTAGTTTCGGCTTAAATGTCGTTAATTTGAGCCGAAACTACTTTGATGGTTTTTTACCCGACGTTTTTCATCCGAAAACGTATTTTCTCTCCTTCGATATATCGTTCAACAACTTAAAAGGCTCGATACCGCAAACAATAAAATCGGCTATGTTTTTCGGACAAGTGGATTTGAGCAATAATCATCTCTGCGGCCTGATTCCGGAGGGTCTGCCATTTGAGAAGCTAGAAGCCGCTTCGTTTGAGAACAATGATTGTCTGTGTGGATCTCCTCTTCATGATTGCAAGGGCTAG
- the LOC108201247 gene encoding uncharacterized protein LOC108201247 yields MEDESSRSRKNKNPKESDTRIILSPIIKSQRALEPRRLFEDDEGDLEMVNVLPAQLEPVGTYRKRAARMMVTTPQGKRVLTSDARLHLEKIKAQKKAQQQLVPLTIEEEVRSLDNRRRLLEAKLRQKQEIDRLEAALGIRKEIEPSTEYQTEDHDPSWRPSANSKQSYREDSEGSYSSRRHKRRSTHENREDEDSETSDAKSQKSSDMDRFREEFALMKEQLKSQPGGFDFPSGNPLSIDIENAKIDRNIKIPSIELFDGSTDPSDFLNMFDGRMSFCGHSEIARCRFFGTCLKGTALTWYNNLPPRSIDSWITMKNKFRARFSINKRGGKITASLMTVRQRSSEPIRDFLDRFRTEMANIPNLVEELAVNYLAAGIDKTRHGQLLEEFFEKSPRTIEAAMDIFERRITLQEAVGSIQITSPRSKRWDKNSSPKGQWSKGLGQEKGKTEASKQTDTQKGSAVQEPHQSNRPWPPRPPREERQFSKLNMDIATILAIMKADPNYKPPRPMNPNRPPSSKYCDYHEDTGHLTEKCFQLKHAIENKIQSGEFSHFVQREDPSSEGNKSSDRLIDVISGGYIPKGLPDQNNMVFQVETKRQRKGPSLVISFSDNDYTDGIERSHHDALVITVKMGTNTVKKVLIDNGSSVDVLFHGAFSRKDVGDRKLGDARHSPLYGFTGNEVKVLGIIDLPVLFGSPPQQVWHIVKFHVVSASCSYNAILGRTTLSALKAITSIPHLKMKFPTEFGVGEVKGDQKASKQCYDNNITPRYRTTKNASETVNQIRDEPMEEEIKIEEKEAVDIPRESVCQPIGPTEQFELDPSNPGKLITIGSGLDPSVKEELITLIREYADIFAWSPKDMPGIPEAIALHKLNISPTYKPVRQKKRIFSPEKQLAIDAELDRLLEAGFIKEVQFPTWIANTVLVKKSNGKWRMCIDYSDLNRACPKDFYPLPNIDQLIDATSGHELLSFMDAFSGYNQIKMAPEDQNSTAFITHKGIFAYKVVPFGLLNAGATFQRTMDTIFAPQVGRNMQIYVDDMIVKSLKTNEHSKDLRETFTRIREHSMRLNPTKCSFGLAGGKFLGFLLTQRGIEADPAQISAIKEMPAPKTIKELQTLTGCVAALRRFIPQSSKRALPLYEAIKVAAKSNKFSWSKDCEESFNNIKDFLQSPLILTKALPCEPLKLYLSATDSTVAAVLIKEVGSEQKAVYYVSHMLKDAETRYTQIEKLIFALIVASRKLRQYFQGRQISVMTNQPLRRILHKPDMSGRLASWTIELSQFNLEYLPRNTVKSQALSDFMAECNFAASQTNSQAQAFNDKTWTLFTDGSSTSSTSGAGIILTSPEGFKVQQAIRFKFSATNNESEYEALIAGLKLAQHLEVKVIEIYSDSQLAVNQIIGQYKAANERMKAYLQKTNDLLKTFVSWTIRSIDRSSNQWADALSKLITTSNEKITDPVYFRELEQASITEVEIFCIEQEEDDWRRPIMQFIKGELICQNKNEEHKIAFKARNYCINDGHLYRRALAEPLLKCVGPKEAEVAMIEIHSGICGEHTAGKNMALKLIRHGIFWPTMRKDCEEFSKKCGPCQLYGSMNHRPAVQFTPVQAPCPFFMWGMDLVGPLPKCTGQKQFIIVAIDYSTKWVEAKALARIREVEVVQFFMEYIVFRFGVPRIVVTDNGSQFTGKVFEEALEQLKVNHLKASVAYPQANGQVEITNKAILQRIKKRLLDTKTNWVDELPNVLWSHRTSPRGPTGETPFRMAYGTEAVLPVEISMGSPRIENFSIKTSEEGLKLNNDFMEEVRDQAQLRNTQYQQKVASYYNSKVKTRHFQVNDWVLRESSVSMPTKQNKLSSPWEGPYKVTQIVRPGTYRLAYPDGSPVLNTWNAIHLKRYYQ; encoded by the coding sequence ATGGAGGACGAATCAAGCAGATctagaaaaaacaaaaatccgAAAGAGAGCGACACACGCATCATTCTTTCGCCCATAATCAAGTCACAGCGAGCTCTGGAACCCCGGCGTTTATTCGAAGATGATGAAGGAGATCTGGAAATGGTAAACGTGCTACCAGCTCAGTTGGAACCGGTGGGAACTTACCGGAAGCGAGCTGCGAGAATGATGGTAACAACACCGCAAGGAAAGCGAGTCCTCACTAGCGACGCTAGACTCCATCTGGAGAAAATCAAAGCTCAGAAAAAAGCACAGCAACAGTTGGTCCCTCTCACTATCGAAGAAGAGGTCAGAAGTTTGGACAATAGGAGGAGGCTCCTTGAGGCGAAGTTAAGGCAAAAGCAAGAAATAGACCGATTGGAGGCAGCGCTGGGAATTCGCAAAGAAATAGAGCCCTCGACAGAATACCAGACCGAGGACCACGATCCTTCATGGAGGCCCTCTGCCAACAGCAAACAATCTTATCGGGAGGACTCCGAGGGGTCTTACAGCTCTAGGCGACACAAACGAAGGTCAACTCATGAAAACAGAGAGGACGAAGACTCAGAGACCTCTGACGCAAAGAGCCAAAAGAGCTCAGACATGGACAGGTTCCGAGAAGAATTCGCACTAATGAAGGAACAACTAAAATCTCAACCAGGAGGGTTTGACTTTCCATCAGGAAACCCTTTGTCAATCGACATCGAGAATGCCAAAATTGACAGGAATATTAAAATCCCATCTATAGAACTATTCGATGGATCCACGGACCCATCGGACTTTCTTAACATGTTTGACGGGCGAATGTCCTTCTGCGGACACTCCGAGATAGCAAGGTGCCGGTTCTTCGGTACATGTCTTAAAGGGACAGCTCTCACATGGTACAACAATCTGCCCCCACGGTCCATCGATTCATGGATCACTATGAAAAACAAGTTCAGAGCTAGGTTCTCTATCAACAAAAGAGGGGGAAAGATCACCGCCTCATTAATGACTGTAAGGCAACGATCCTCAGAACCGATACGTGATTTCTTGGACCGATTTAGAACTGAAATGGCAAACATCCCTAACTTGGTCGAAGAACTAGCAGTCAATTATCTGGCAGCAGGAATTGACAAGACAAGGCATGGGCAGTTGTTGGAAGAATTCTTTGAAAAAAGCCCTCGAACCATAGAGGCAGCAATGGACATCTTTGAGCGCAGGATAACACTTCAAGAAGCAGTGGGTAGCATACAAATCACGTCACCGCGGTCCAAACGATGGGATAAGAATTCTTCCCCAAAGGGACAATGGTCCAAGGGATTAGGACAAGAAAAGGGGAAAACTGAAGCAAGCAAGCAGACCGATACCCAAAAAGGGTCCGCGGTCCAGGAGCCTCATCAGTCTAACAGGCCCTGGCCCCCTCGCCCTCCACGAGAAGAAAGACAATTCTCCAAACTAAACATGGATATTGCTACAATCCTAGCAATCATGAAGGCAGACCCTAACTACAAACCGCCTAGACCAATGAATCCAAACAGACCCCCTAGCTCGAAGTATTGCGATTACCACGAGGACACAGGCCATCTAACAGAAAAATGCTTTCAACTCAAACACgcaatagaaaataaaatacagagTGGAGAATTTTCTCACTTCGTCCAAAGAGAGGACCCATCCAGTGAAGGCAACAAGAGCTCAGACAGATTGATCGATGTCATTTCAGGGGGATACATTCCTAAGGGCCTCCCAGACCAGAACAATATGGTCTTCCAGGTAGAAACAAAAAGACAAAGGAAGGGTCCATCACTTGTCATATCCTTTTCAGACAACGACTACACAGATGGCATAGAGCGGTCTCATCATGACGCCCTGGTAATTACGGTCAAGATGGGAACCAACACAGTCAAAAAAGTCCTAATCGATAATGGAAGTTCTGTAGATGTTTTGTTTCATGGGGCGTTTTCAAGAAAGGATGTTGGAGACCGAAAACTGGGTGATGCAAGACATTCCCCCTTGTATGGATTCACAGGCAATGAGGTAAAGGTCTTGGGTATCATCGATCTACCGGTCCTTTTCGGATCCCCCCCGCAGCAAGTATGGCACATTGTCAAATTTCATGTTGTTAGTGCTTCGTGTAGCTACAATGCAATTCTAGGCAGAACCACACTGTCGGCTTTAAAAGCAATAACTTCAATACCTCACCTAAAGATGAAATTCCCAACCGAGTTTGGGGTGGGAGAAGTCAAAGGAGACCAAAAGGCCTCGAAGCAATGTTATGACAACAATATAACGCCTAGATACAGGACAACAAAAAATGCCAGCGAAACAGTAAACCAAATACGAGATGAGCCAATGGAGGAAGAAATCAAAATAGAAGAGAAAGAGGCAGTGGACATTCCTCGTGAATCGGTCTGTCAGCCAATCGGTCCAACAGAACAATTTGAGCTAGACCCATCAAATCCAGGGAAACTCATCACCATTGGCTCAGGATTGGACCCCTCGGTTAAAGAAGAACTGATAACTCTCATCAGGGAATACGCGGACATCTTTGCTTGGTCACCAAAAGACATGCCCGGTATCCCAGAAGCAATAGCCCTCCACAAACTCAACATCAGTCCCACATACAAGCCAGTCcggcaaaagaaaagaatattttcccCCGAAAAACAATTGGCCATAGATGCCGAGCTAGACAGACTCCTAGAAGCAGGGTTCATTAAGGAGGTCCAGTTTCCCACTTGGATCGCCAACACCGTTTTAGTCAAAAAGAGTAACGGCAAATGGCGAATGTGCATCGATTATTCTGATCTTAATCGAGCCTGTCCAAAGGACTTCTACCCTCTGCCCAATATAGACCAGTTGATCGACGCCACTTCGGGTCACGAACTGTTGTCCTTCATGGACGCTTTTTCAGGGTATAATCAGATCAAAATGGCCCCAGAGGACCAAAACAGTACAGCCTTCATCACCCACAAGGGAATTTTTGCATATAAGGTGGTCCCATTCGGTCTCTTGAATGCAGGAGCTACATTTCAACGAACCATGGACACAATCTTTGCTCCGCAAGTGGGGAGAAACATGCAAATATATGTAGACGATATGATAGTTAAGTCCTTAAAAACAAATGAACATTCGAAAGACCTAAGAGAAACATTTACTCGCATAAGAGAACACTCAATGAGACTAAATCCCACTAAATGCTCCTTCGGTCTAGCAGGAGGAAAGTTCTTGGGATTCCTCTTAACCCAAAGAGGGATAGAAGCAGACCCAGCTCAAATCTCAGCTATTAAAGAAATGCCAGCACCGAAAACAATCAAAGAACTTCAAACACTCACGGGCTGCGTGGCGGCCCTAAGACGGTTCATACCACAATCCTCAAAAAGGGCTCTACCACTCTATGAGGCGATAAAAGTGGCAGCCAAATCAAACAAATTCTCATGGAGCAAGGACTGCGAAGAAAGCTTTAACAATATTAAAGACTTCTTACAAAGTCCTCTGATCCTAACAAAAGCATTACCTTGTGAACCATTAAAACTGTACCTATCAGCAACAGATTCAACAGTCGCAGCGGTCCTGATTAAAGAAGTTGGAAGTGAGCAAAAAGCAGTCTATTACGTCAGCCATATGCTTAAGGATGCTGAGACTCGATACACTCAAATCGAGAAACTTATCTTCGCTCTAATCGTGGCAAGTCGTAAGCTAAGACAATATTTTCAAGGACGACAAATCTCAGTAATGACTAATCAGCCACTAAGAAGAATCCTCCACAAACCGGACATGTCAGGGCGATTGGCCTCATGGACCATTGAGCTAAGTCAGTTCAATCTGGAATACTTGCCACGGAACACGGTCAAATCACAGGCCCTTTCGGATTTTATGGCAGAATGCAACTTTGCAGCAAGCCAAACCAACTCCCAAGCTCAAGCTTTCAATGATAAAACTTGGACTCTATTCACAGATGGATCGTCCACATCCTCCACAAGCGGAGCGGGAATCATTCTCACAAGCCCCGAGGGGTTCAAAGTCCAACAGGCCATTCGCTTCAAATTTTCGGCAACAAACAATGAATCAGAATATGAGGCACTAATTGCCGGCCTCAAACTTGCGCAACATCTGGAGGTCAAGGTCATCGAAATTTACAGCGATTCCCAGTTAGCGGTTAATCAGATCATAGGCCAATATAAAGCTGCTAATGAAAGAATGAAAGCCTATCTCCAGAAAACCAACGATCTGCTGAAAACATTTGTCTCATGGACCATTAGGAGCATCGACCGTTCATCGAACCAATGGGCCGATGCTCTGTCTAAACTCATCACAACGTCCAACGAAAAAATCACAGACCCAGTCTATTTCAGAGAACTGGAACAGGCCTCCATAACAGAAGTAGAAATTTTTTGCATAGAGCAAGAAGAGGACGACTGGCGCCGTCCTATCATGCAATTCATCAAAGGAGAGCTAATATGCCAAAACAAAAACGAGGAACATAAGATAGCCTTCAAGGCAAGAAATTATTGTATCAACGATGGTCATTTGTACCGAAGGGCCCTGGCAGAACCGCTTTTGAAATGCGTTGGTCCAAAGGAGGCAGAGGTCGCCATGATAGAAATTCACTCGGGCATTTGCGGAGAACACACAGCTGGAAAAAACATGGCCTTGAAGTTGATAAGACATGGGATCTTCTGGCCAACTATGAGAAAAGATTGCGAAGAATTCTCCAAGAAATGCGGACCATGCCAGTTATATGGATCAATGAATCATAGGCCCGCAGTCCAATTCACTCCAGTCCAAGCACCCTGCCCATTCTTCATGTGGGGAATGGACCTAGTAGGCCCATTACCCAAATGCACAGGTCAGAAACAGTTCATAATCGTGGCCATAGACTATAGCACAAAGTGGGTGGAAGCCAAGGCTTTAGCACGAATCAGAGAAGTAGAAGTGGTGCAGTTTTTTATGGAATACATTGTCTTCAGATTTGGAGTTCCAAGGATCGTAGTCACAGACAACGGATCTCAGTTCACAGGAAAAGTGTTCGAAGAGGCGTTGGAACAACTCAAAGTCAACCACCTCAAAGCATCAGTCGCTTACCCACAAGCCAATGGACAGGTGGAGATCACAAACAAGGCAATTTTACAGAGGATCAAAAAACGGCTCTTGGACACAAAGACAAATTGGGTCGATGAACTGCCCAATGTTCTTTGGAGCCATAGGACCTCTCCAAGAGGCCCAACTGGTGAAACACCCTTTAGAATGGCTTACGGCACGGAGGCGGTCCTCCCAGTTGAAATAAGCATGGGATCTCCAAGGATTGAAAACTTCTCAATCAAAACATCTGAAGAGGGGCTTAAATTGAACAATGATTTCATGGAAGAGGTCAGGGACCAAGCACAGCTTCGAAATACCCAGTACCAACAAAAAGTAGCCAGCTACTACAATTCAAAGGTCAAAACAAGACACTTCCAGGTCAATGACTGGGTCCTCAGAGAATCATCCGTGTCAATGCCaaccaaacaaaacaaactGTCCAGCCCATGGGAGGGTCCCTACAAAGTTACTCAGATAGTCCGTCCAGGGACCTATCGCCTCGCTTATCCAGACGGTTCTCCGGTTCTCAACACTTGGAACGCTATTCATCTCAAACGCTATTATCAGTAA